Proteins found in one Leishmania donovani BPK282A1 complete genome, chromosome 13 genomic segment:
- a CDS encoding proteasome regulatory ATPase subunit 2, putative — MGQNMPKPPGAGKPEKWEPPVAPEIGKRKKKRGPDAATRIPKVYPNRACLLRKYRLERCKDYLLLEEEFLRTINAQRDAQSNLEEGAMGHYEAELKRVEDIRGTPLEVATLEEAVDDSHAIVSISGTEYYVPLMSFVDKEQLELGCSVLLHDRQHSIVGVLKDDVDPLVSVMKVDKAPEDTYADIGGLEQQIQEIKEAVEFPLSHPELYDEIGIKPPKGVILYGVPGTGKTLLAKAVANRTSATFLRVVGSELIQKYSGEGPKLVRELFRVAEEHSPAIVFIDEIDAIGTKRYDTDSSGTKEVQRTMLELLTQLDGFDSSNDVKVIMATNRIDTLDPALIRPGRIDRKIEFPFPDEKTKRRIFEIHTSRMSLAEDVDISEFIHAKDEMSGADVKAICTEAGLLALRERRMKVCQADFIKGKENVQYRKDKSTFSRFYL; from the coding sequence ATGGGGCAGAACATGCCAAAGCCGCCTGGCGCCGGCAAACCAGAGAAGTGGGAACCTCCTGTGGCGCCGGAGATCGGCAAGCGCAAGAAGAAGCGTGGCCCCGACGCGGCCACGCGTATTCCGAAGGTCTACCCGAACCGCGCCTGCCTCCTCCGAAAGTACCGCCTTGAGCGCTGCAAGGACTACCTCCTCCTAGAGGAGGAGTTCCTGCGCACGATCAACGCCCAGCGCGACGCGCAGTCGAACCTGGAGGAGGGTGCGATGGGCCACTacgaggcggagctgaagcgcgTCGAGGACATCCGTGGCACCCCACTGGAGGTGGCGACGCTCGAGGAGGCAGTGGACGACTCGCACGCGATCGTCTCCATCTCTGGTACCGAGTACTACGTGCCCCTCATGTCGTTCGTAGATAAGGAGCAGTTAGAGCTGGGATgcagcgtgctgctgcatgaCCGGCAGCACAGCATCGTTGGCGTGCTCAAGGACGACGTCGACCCGCTGGTGAGTGTCATGAAGGTGGACAAGGCGCCGGAGGACACGTACGCGGACATTGGTGGCCTGGAGCAGCAGATCCAGGAGATCAAGGAGGCGGTCGAGTTTCCACTCTCCCACCCAGAGCTGTACGACGAGATAGGCATCAAGCCACCTAAGGGTGTCATTCTCTACGGTGTCCccggcaccggcaagacGCTGCTGGCCAAAGCCGTCGCGAACCGCACGAGCGCCACGTTCCTGCGGGTGGTGGGGTCGGAGCTGATTCAGAAGTACTCCGGCGAGGGCCCCAAGCTCGTGCGTGAGCTCTTCCGGGTTGCGGAAGAGCACTCGCCAGCGATCGTTTTCATTGACGAAATCGACGCCATCGGCACGAAGCGCTACGACacggacagcagcggcaccaaaGAGGTGCAGCGTACGatgctggagctgctcacGCAATTGGACGGCTTCGATAGCAGCAACGACGTGAAGGTGATCATGGCAACGAACCGCATCGACACCCTCGACCCGGCCCTCATCCGCCCTGGCCGTATCGATCGCAAGATTGAGTTCCCCTTCCCAGACGAGAAGACGAAGCGCCGCATCTTCGAAATCCATACAAGCCGCATGTCACTCGCCGAAGACGTCGACATCTCCGAGTTTATCCACGCGAAGGATGAGATGAGCGGCGCGGATGTGAAGGCAATCTGCACAGAGGCCGGGCTGCTGGCCCTGCGTGAGCGCCGCATGAAGGTGTGCCAAGCCGACTTTATCAAGGGCAAGGAAAATGTGCAGTACCGCAAGGACAAGTCGACGTTTTCGCGCTTTTACTTGTAA
- a CDS encoding leucyl-tRNA synthetase, putative, with protein MSTARRDALVAIEQEKQAYWAAEKLHEFDAPAPGEARPAKYLTTFPFPYMNGKLHLGHGFSLTKAEFASRFQRMMGRRSLWPFGFHVTGTPIAACAQKIAKEMQQYGNPPQFPAELLEDKPKAMVVKEPTEALGQHKSKRGKSGPAKPQWLIMQSMGIPDSEIAKFADPQYWLDYFPPIAMEDLKSFGCHIDWRRSFMTTERSPYFDRFVRWQFNILRRENLLNYGKRYCVYSPRDGQPCADHDRASGEGVLPQEYALVKLIVQNPLAQPCFAEHKDIIGDRNVVLPGATLRPETVIGQTNCWVSNKLNYKGYYVRNAKGEDEVYIMTARAARNIAYQNFYVNGQVGTDPEPLFEVEGASMVGIPLSAPLAPYTTIYTLPMATITEAKGTGVVMSVPSDSPDDYINFTQLLNKPEYRVKLGIKDEWVVPFAMIPIIDIPELGTEGAKFMCEKLKINGPNATELLEEAKKVCYQQGFYHGTMISGPYAGVKVSEAKVKTHRDMEAADQCIRYYEPVRQVISRSGDECVVALCDQWYLEYGKDDWKKLVQDHIKKMDMFFPGVRNGFEETLNWLADWPCSRTFGLGTYLPCDASHTMIIDSLSDSTIYMAYYTIDRFFNVGADGSTDLCGKADNPYGLAPEMFTDEVFEYIYHGVGDAATVAGAVRMPVESLKLMRNEFEYWYPVDLRCSGKDLIQNHLTMFLYNHAAIWPTDESKWPRAIFCNGHIQVDNEKMAKSRGNFISLREAMDMYGADATRLTCADAGDSMDDANFVRETAAGFVLKMTTLLEQAKETVERTDLRSGGYNEFDKIFNNTMNTIITRTEGFYHRMQFRMVLNTAFHELSNEYSQYKMYCDDLNVHAQLGRRYYEVVALMMMPLAPHTMEHLWQNILQHEGSVVTQPFPKPTAKLDYSLIVASRVMTIALKEIRSQVIKNAKKRGPVEEVIVYTRREYTDWQRQALEILHELYEANGNTFPEDMAKQVVARDTKIMSKALMAFMSFVKGNVEKYGEQAMSTQPVIDDAVMLSNVTHNLSRLAGVPVVRILSAEDETYKEHDAARRKCLPGEPSVALPPVVKRE; from the coding sequence ATGTCCACGGCACGTCGCGATGCGCTCGTGGCGATTGAGCAGGAGAAGCAAGCCTACTGGGCCGCGGAGAAGTTGCATGAGTTCGACGCCCCAGCGCCTGGGGAGGCGCGACCGGCGAAGTATCTGACCACGTTCCCCTTCCCGTACATGAACGGCAAGCTTCACCTCGGTCATGGCTTCTCGCTCACGAAGGCCGAGTTCGCCTCGCGCTTCCAGCGCATGATGGGCCGCCGTTCGCTCTGGCCCTTCGGCTTCCACGTCACCGGCACCCCGatcgctgcgtgcgcgcagaaAATCGCCAAGGAGATGCAGCAGTACGGCAACCCGCCGCAGTTcccggcggagctgctcgaggacAAGCCCAAGGCGATGGTGGTCAAGGAGCCGACGGAGGCGCTAGGGCAGCACAAGAGCAAGCGAGGCAAGAGCGGGCCGGCGAAACCGCAGTGGCTCATCATGCAGAGCATGGGCATCCCCGACTCGGAGATCGCGAAGTTCGCCGACCCGCAGTACTGGCTGGACTACTTCCCGCCCATCGCGATGGAGGACTTGAAGAGTTTTGGCTGCCACATCGACTGGCGCCGCTCCTTCATGACGACGGAGCGTAGCCCATACTTTGACCGCTTCGTGCGGTGGCAGTTCAACATCCTGCGCCGCGAGAACCTGCTCAACTACGGCAAGCGTTACTGTGTGTACTCGCCGCGCGACGGCCAGCCGTGCGCCGATCACGATCGCGCCAGCGGTGAGGGTGTGCTGCCGCAGGAGTACGCATTGGTGAAGCTCATCGTCCAGAACCCACTCGCGCAGCCGTGCTTCGCCGAGCACAAGGACATTATCGGCGACCGCAACGTCGTGCTGCCCGGCGCCACACTCCGTCCTGAGACGGTCATCGGTCAGACGAACTGCTGGGTCAGCAACAAGCTCAACTACAAGGGGTACTACGTGCGCAACGCGAAGGGAGAAGACGAAGTCTACATCATGACGgcccgcgccgcgcgcaaTATAGCGTACCAGAACTTCTACGTAAACGGCCAGGTCGGCACCGATCCGGAGCCGCTCTTCGAGGTGGAGGGAGCAAGCATGGTCGGCATACCGCTTTCGGCCCCGCTGGCGCCTTACACGACAATCTACACGCTGCCTATGGCCACCATCACGGAGGCGAAGGGTACCGGCGTCGTCATGTCTGTGCCGTCCGACTCGCCGGACGACTACATCAACTTTACCCAGCTGCTGAACAAGCCGGAATACCGCGTGAAGCTCGGCATCAAAGACGAGTGGGTAGTGCCGTTCGCGATGATTCCGATCATAGACATTCCCGAGCTGGGCACCGAGGGCGCCAAGTTCATGTGCGAGAAGCTCAAGATCAACGGCCCGAACGCGACGGAGCTGCtagaggaggcgaagaaagTGTGCTACCAGCAGGGCTTCTACCACGGCACCATGATCAGTGGCCCCTACGCCGGCGTCAAGGTGAGCGAGGCCAAGGTGAAGACGCATCGTGacatggaggcggcggaccAGTGCATCCGCTACTACGAGCCGGTGCGCCAGGTGatcagccgcagcggtgacgaGTGCGTCGTCGCGCTGTGCGACCAGTGGTACCTCGAGTATGGCAAGGACGATTGGAAGAAGCTGGTGCAGGACCACATCAAGAAGATGGACATGTTCTTCCCCGGTGTGCGCAACGGCTTCGAGGAGACGCTGAACTGGCTGGCAGACTGGccgtgcagccgcaccttcGGTCTCGGCACCTACCTGCCGTGCGACGCGTCTCACACGATGATCATTGACAGCCTGTCGGACTCCACCATCTACATGGCCTACTACACGATCGACCGCTTCTTCAacgtcggcgccgacggtTCGACCGACCTGTGCGGCAAGGCGGACAACCCGTACGGTCTGGCGCCAGAGATGTTCACGGACGAGGTGTTCGAGTACATCTAccacggcgtcggcgacgcggccaccgtcgcggGTGCGGTGAGGATGCCGGTCGAGTCGCTGAAGCTGATGCGCAACGAGTTCGAGTACTGGTACCCTGTCGACCTGCGCTGCTCGGGCAAGGACCTCATCCAGAACCACCTGACGATGTTCCTCTACAACCACGCCGCCATCTGGCCGACGGACGAGAGCAAGTGGCCGCGGGCAATCTTCTGCAACGGCCACATCCAGGTCGATAACGAAAAGATGGCCAAATCGAGGGGGAACTTTATCTCCTTGCGTGAGGCGATGGACATGTACGGCGCTGACGCCACGCGTCTTACCTGCGCCGATGCCGGTGACAGCATGGACGACGCCAACTTCGTGCGCGAGACGGCGGCTGGGTTTGTGCTGAAGatgacgacgctgctggagcaggcgAAGGAGACGGTTGAGCGCACcgacctgcgcagcggcggctacAACGAGTTCGACAAGATCTTCAATAACACAATGAACACGATCATCACCCGCACCGAGGGCTTCTACCACCGCATGCAGTTCCGCATGGTGCTCAACACAGCCTTCCACGAGCTGTCCAACGAGTACAGTCAGTATAAGATGTACTGCGACGACCTCAACGTACACGCGCAGCTCGGCCGCCGCTACtacgaggtggtggcgctgatgATGATGCCACTGGCGCCACACACGATGGAGCATCTGTGGCAGAACATCCTCCAGCACGAGGGCTCTGTCGTCACGCAGCCGTTCCCGAAGCCGACGGCGAAGCTGGACTACTCGCTGATCGTCGCAAGCCGGGTCATGACGATCGCTCTCAAGGAGATTCGGTCGCAGGTGATCAAGAACGCGAAGAAGCGCGGTCCGGTCGAGGAGGTCATCGTATACACGCGTCGCGAGTACACGGactggcagcggcaggcactCGAGATACTGCACGAGCTCTACGAGGCGAACGGCAACACGTTCCCGGAGGATATGGCGAAGCAAGTTGTCGCCCGCGACACCAAGATCATGAGCAAGGCCCTGATGGCCTTCATGTCCTTCGTCAAAGGCAACGTAGAGAAGTACGGGGAGCAGGCCATGTCGACGCAGCCCGTCATCGACGATGCCGTGATGTTGTCGAACGTCACGCACAACctcagccgcctcgccggcgtaCCGGTGGTGCGCATCCTATCCGCCGAAGACGAGACTTACAAGGAGCACGACGCGGCACGCCGCAAGTGCCTGCCTGGTGAGCCGTCCGTTGCCTTGCCGCCAGTAGTGAAGCGCGAGTAG
- a CDS encoding DNA-directed RNA polymerase ii 8.2 Kd polypeptide, putative, which produces MIIPVRCFTCGNVIADKYLLYLDLVSQGVSEEDAMNVFHLERFCCRRMMLTHVDMTDLLLKFNPADTNVLGTASVAAAAGEDDGAVGMP; this is translated from the coding sequence ATGATCATCCCCGTGCGCTGCTTCACGTGCGGCAATGTCATTGCCGACAAGTATCTTCTCTACCTTGACCTTGTCAGCCAAGGCGTCTCCGAGGAGGACGCGATGAACGTCTTCCACCTAGAGCgtttctgctgccgccgcatgATGCTCACCCACGTGGACATGACGGACCTGCTCCTCAAATTCAATCCGGCCGACACGAACGTGCTGGGAACTGCCTccgtagcggcggcggccggggaggacgacggcgctgtggGCATGCCGTAG
- a CDS encoding calmodulin, putative — MQKLSETEQKELKEIFDLIDSDQSGVISLQELRKLMAALHLKPTEQELEEVFEETCSLPSITKASAGSPSASSLPLPPSFIAAAAPHDGSVVNNSHSDINASSEATAAAASACMVTFPQFATMMARRVQSEYTAKQLRNAFQLFESPDMPEGFVSTSVLAHALATYGSKKLDKEEIDRLMAAIDPNNTGRVNYYEFVDTVTM; from the coding sequence aTGCAGAAACTCTCCGAGACAGAGCAgaaggagctgaaggagatTTTCGACCTCATCGACTCCGACCAATCCGGCGTCATCTCGCTccaggagctgcgcaagctcaTGGCAGCTCTGCACCTGAAACCAACCGAACAGGAGCTAGAAGAGGTGTTTGAGGAAACTTGCAGCTTGCCATCCATCACGAAGGCGAGTGCCGGGTCCCCTTCGGCGTCGTCCTTGCCGCTCCCGCCCTCcttcatcgccgctgccgcaccccaTGACGGTAGCGTCGTGAACAACTCCCACAGCGACATCAATGCGTCCTCCGAAGcgacggccgcggcagcatcggcgtGCATGGTGACTTTCCCGCAGTTTGCCACCATGATGGCACGCCGCGTGCAGTCCGAGTACACCGCCAAGCAGCTTCGCAACGCCTTCCAGCTCTTCGAGTCCCCTGACATGCCAGAAGGTTTCGTGTCAACTAGTGTCCTGGCCCACGCCCTGGCGACGTACGGGTCGAAGAAACTCGATAAGGAAGAGATCGATCGCCTCATGGCGGCCATCGACCCGAACAATACGGGCCGAGTGAACTACTACGAGTTCGTGGATACCGTGACGATGTGA
- a CDS encoding outer arm dynein-like protein has translation MADYEPEDNLEQNSTLSSESIQEDISNLLRTKLAGEQWNPAKVDGWVEDIVNSILTELAELKKPYKYIVTCVFMQRTGAALSVGFISLWDNTKDGMVHVPFENDSFHCLVTVYFLKND, from the coding sequence ATGGCGGACTACGAGCCCGAGGACAACCTCGAACAGAACAGCACCTTGAGCAGTGAAAGCATCCAAGAGGATATAAGCAACTTGTTGCGCACAAAACTAGCGGGCGAACAGTGGAACCCCGCCAAGGTAGATGGCTGGGTAGAGGACATTGTGAACTCGATCCTGACGGAGCTCGCGGAGCTCAAGAAACCGTACAAGTACATTGTCACGTGCGTGTTCATGCAGCGCACCGGTGCCGCGCTTTCTGTCGGGTTCATTAGCCTCTGGGACAATACAAAGGACGGCATGGTGCACGTCCCCTTCGAGAACGACTCGTTTCACTGCTTGGTGACGGTGTACTTCTTGAAGAACGACTAg